In Calothrix sp. PCC 7507, one DNA window encodes the following:
- a CDS encoding type II toxin-antitoxin system VapC family toxin — MIAVDTNIIIRFLTQDDESQFQKSKEIFQNQDIFISDTVILETEWVLRFAYKFKPSEICKALRNLFGLPNIYLTNSSLVLQVIQWHENGLDFADAFHLAQSQHCYEFYTFDEKFVKRAKGLTQCEVQKPVT, encoded by the coding sequence ATGATTGCGGTTGATACAAATATAATTATCAGATTTTTAACTCAAGATGATGAATCACAGTTTCAAAAGAGTAAAGAAATCTTTCAAAATCAAGATATTTTTATTTCAGATACAGTAATTCTTGAGACTGAATGGGTTTTAAGGTTTGCATACAAGTTTAAACCGAGTGAGATATGTAAAGCTTTAAGGAACTTGTTTGGTTTACCTAATATTTACCTGACTAATTCTAGCTTAGTGCTTCAAGTTATCCAATGGCACGAAAATGGCTTAGATTTTGCTGATGCTTTTCATCTAGCTCAAAGCCAGCATTGTTATGAGTTTTATACATTTGATGAAAAGTTTGTCAAAAGAGCCAAGGGACTAACACAGTGTGAAGTTCAAAAGCCTGTTACTTAA
- a CDS encoding AbrB/MazE/SpoVT family DNA-binding domain-containing protein: MEITQLSPQGQVIIPQSLREAHQWQIGQEFIVIDMGDGILLKPKKPFVATQLDDVAGCLKYQGKPQTIEDMNDAIRQGVEESWHDCG; the protein is encoded by the coding sequence ATGGAAATTACACAATTGTCTCCTCAAGGACAAGTAATTATTCCCCAATCTTTGCGGGAAGCTCATCAATGGCAAATAGGACAAGAATTTATTGTTATTGATATGGGTGATGGAATTCTTTTAAAGCCTAAGAAACCTTTTGTAGCAACTCAATTAGATGATGTGGCAGGTTGTTTAAAATATCAGGGAAAACCCCAAACTATTGAAGATATGAATGATGCAATTCGCCAAGGTGTAGAGGAATCATGGCATGATTGCGGTTGA
- a CDS encoding ferredoxin:protochlorophyllide reductase (ATP-dependent) subunit N translates to MTVAQQPEALNFECETGNYHTFCPISCVAWLYQKIEDSFFLVIGTKTCGYFLQNAMGVMIFAEPRYAMAELEEGDISAQLNDYEELKRLCLQIKRDRNPSVIVWIGTCTTEIIKTDLEGLAPKLESEIGIPIVVARANGLDYAFTQGEDTVLAAMANRCPDKSPVSETDKNEHNAIQKLLNFGKKKEDVAQDESEYVDHPPLVLFGSLPDPVVTQLTLELKKQGIKVSGWLPAKRFTELPVLEEGYYVAGVNPFLSRTATTLMRRRKCKLIGAPFPIGPDGTRAWIEKICSVFGITPKGLDEREAQIWENVEEYVKLIRGKSVFFMGDNLLEISQARFLVRCGMTVQEIGIPYMDKRYQAAELALLEKTCQEMNSPLPTIVEKPDNYNQLQRIYELKPDLVITGMAHANPLEARGINTKWSVEFTFAQIHGFGNARDLLELVTRPLRRNNNLKDLGWDKLVREEAKI, encoded by the coding sequence ATGACTGTTGCTCAACAACCAGAAGCTTTAAACTTTGAGTGTGAAACTGGGAATTACCACACCTTTTGCCCAATTAGCTGCGTGGCGTGGTTATACCAAAAAATTGAAGATAGCTTCTTTTTGGTGATTGGCACCAAGACTTGTGGCTATTTCCTCCAAAATGCGATGGGGGTGATGATTTTCGCTGAACCCCGTTATGCAATGGCAGAGTTGGAAGAAGGGGATATTTCGGCGCAGCTGAACGATTACGAAGAGTTAAAGCGGTTATGTTTGCAAATTAAACGCGATCGCAACCCCAGTGTAATTGTGTGGATTGGCACTTGCACCACTGAAATTATCAAAACCGATTTAGAAGGTTTGGCACCCAAGCTAGAATCCGAAATTGGCATTCCCATCGTCGTTGCTCGTGCCAACGGACTCGACTACGCTTTTACCCAAGGAGAGGACACTGTGTTAGCCGCTATGGCTAATCGTTGCCCTGATAAGTCTCCCGTATCAGAAACAGATAAAAACGAGCATAACGCCATTCAGAAGCTGCTCAATTTTGGTAAGAAAAAAGAAGATGTTGCCCAAGATGAATCTGAGTATGTGGATCACCCACCATTGGTTCTCTTCGGCTCCCTTCCTGATCCTGTAGTCACCCAGTTAACCCTAGAACTGAAAAAACAAGGCATCAAAGTTTCCGGCTGGCTACCTGCAAAGCGCTTCACAGAACTACCAGTCTTGGAAGAAGGGTATTATGTCGCTGGTGTCAACCCCTTCCTCAGCCGCACCGCTACCACCTTAATGCGTCGCCGCAAATGTAAACTCATTGGCGCACCCTTCCCCATTGGCCCCGATGGTACCCGCGCTTGGATTGAGAAAATCTGCTCGGTGTTTGGGATTACTCCCAAAGGTTTGGATGAACGGGAAGCGCAAATCTGGGAAAACGTGGAAGAATATGTAAAACTGATTCGCGGTAAATCTGTATTCTTCATGGGTGATAACTTGTTGGAAATCTCCCAAGCACGGTTTTTGGTGCGCTGCGGAATGACAGTTCAGGAAATTGGCATTCCCTACATGGATAAGCGCTATCAAGCTGCTGAGTTAGCACTGCTGGAGAAAACTTGTCAGGAGATGAATTCACCCCTACCGACAATTGTTGAGAAGCCAGATAATTACAATCAACTGCAGCGGATTTATGAGTTGAAACCAGATTTGGTAATTACTGGTATGGCTCATGCTAATCCCTTAGAAGCACGGGGTATTAATACTAAGTGGTCTGTGGAGTTTACTTTTGCTCAAATTCACGGCTTTGGTAATGCGCGTGACTTATTAGAGTTGGTAACTCGTCCATTACGTCGAAATAATAATTTGAAAGATTTGGGTTGGGATAAGTTGGTGAGAGAAGAAGCGAAGATTTAA
- a CDS encoding DUF5331 domain-containing protein, which yields MAFFHSFTDSIRQKWLQFFQANRDWITLHMEVESVYTPDGGKRPSSYLILGVVNALEPKLAQLMLPFSRLNPDADTLIEVLDLHFDPDIALGNRFIPKAILDNDQDDSSPAIDENSQAESLTNSHTNGFAALAELAIAPDTADQTLSVSESPETQNGLGDISLSNGHHSLEESPQEPSLDADGFGEVSFEAPTISEPKQDDQILDDLNSPDENAFSDVLSDVWGDETALQKSEENNDFLGEELPAGVFDESEIARLFPNS from the coding sequence ATGGCCTTCTTTCATAGCTTTACAGATTCAATCAGGCAGAAATGGTTGCAATTTTTCCAGGCGAATCGTGACTGGATTACGTTGCACATGGAAGTGGAATCAGTCTACACCCCCGATGGAGGGAAGCGGCCATCTTCTTACCTCATCCTGGGCGTAGTCAACGCGCTAGAACCAAAGCTAGCGCAATTAATGTTACCTTTTTCCAGACTGAATCCAGACGCTGATACCTTAATTGAAGTGCTGGATTTGCACTTTGACCCAGATATTGCTCTCGGTAATCGCTTTATTCCCAAAGCCATATTAGACAATGACCAGGATGATTCATCACCTGCCATTGATGAGAACTCCCAAGCAGAGTCCTTAACAAATTCTCATACTAATGGATTTGCGGCTCTGGCAGAATTAGCGATCGCACCAGATACTGCTGATCAAACACTGTCAGTGAGTGAGTCACCAGAAACCCAAAATGGACTAGGTGATATTTCCTTATCCAATGGACACCACTCCTTAGAAGAGTCTCCACAGGAACCTAGCTTAGATGCAGACGGATTTGGTGAGGTTTCCTTCGAGGCCCCAACCATATCTGAACCAAAGCAGGATGACCAGATCCTTGATGATCTGAATTCACCTGATGAAAACGCTTTTAGCGACGTGTTGTCTGATGTCTGGGGTGATGAAACAGCACTGCAAAAAAGTGAAGAAAATAACGACTTTTTAGGGGAAGAACTGCCAGCAGGCGTTTTTGATGAATCGGAAATTGCCCGTCTCTTCCCCAACAGTTAA
- the bchL gene encoding ferredoxin:protochlorophyllide reductase (ATP-dependent) iron-sulfur ATP-binding protein, producing the protein MKLAVYGKGGIGKSTTSCNISVALAKRGKKVLQIGCDPKHDSTFTLTGFLIPTIIDTLQEKDYHYEDVWPEDVIYKGYGGVDCVEAGGPPAGAGCGGYVVGETVKLLKELNAFDEYDVILFDVLGDVVCGGFAAPLNYADYCLIVTDNGFDALFAANRIAASVREKSRTHPLRLAGLIGNRTSKRDLIEKYIEAVPMPVLEVLPLIEDIRVSRVKGKTLFEMAESDPSLNYVCDYYLNIADQILARPEGVVPNDSPDRELFSLLSDFYLNPSKPQVRNPEEELDLMIV; encoded by the coding sequence GTGAAACTAGCAGTTTACGGAAAAGGTGGAATCGGTAAATCCACAACTAGCTGTAACATCTCCGTCGCCCTAGCCAAACGCGGCAAAAAAGTGTTGCAAATCGGCTGCGACCCCAAACACGACAGCACCTTCACCCTCACCGGGTTTTTGATTCCGACCATTATCGACACCCTCCAAGAAAAGGACTACCACTACGAAGATGTCTGGCCGGAGGACGTAATTTATAAAGGCTACGGTGGTGTCGATTGCGTCGAAGCAGGCGGCCCACCTGCTGGTGCCGGATGCGGTGGTTACGTAGTCGGCGAAACAGTAAAATTACTGAAGGAACTCAACGCCTTTGATGAGTATGATGTGATTTTGTTTGACGTTCTCGGTGACGTGGTTTGTGGAGGTTTTGCAGCACCACTAAACTATGCAGACTACTGCTTGATTGTGACTGACAATGGCTTTGATGCTTTGTTTGCAGCCAATCGCATCGCCGCTTCAGTCCGAGAGAAATCACGCACTCACCCATTGCGTCTAGCTGGTTTAATTGGTAACCGCACCTCCAAGCGCGACTTGATTGAGAAATATATAGAAGCTGTACCAATGCCAGTTCTAGAAGTCCTGCCATTGATAGAAGACATTCGCGTTTCCCGTGTTAAGGGTAAAACCTTGTTTGAAATGGCAGAGTCTGACCCATCTTTAAACTACGTTTGCGACTATTACCTGAATATCGCAGACCAAATTTTAGCGCGTCCAGAGGGTGTTGTGCCCAACGATTCCCCTGACCGTGAATTATTCTCTTTATTGTCCGATTTTTATCTAAATCCGAGTAAACCCCAGGTACGAAATCCGGAAGAGGAACTAGACTTGATGATTGTATAA
- the cydB gene encoding cytochrome d ubiquinol oxidase subunit II yields MAALLHFLPEVWFVILALFLFLYVMLDGFDLGVGILSLTSSDEERRSILMTSLGNVWDANETWLVLMGGALFGAFPLAYGTILSALYIPIFIMIFGLIFRAVAFEFREHSDRKFFWNFAFGAGSFLAALGQGFALGSVIEGITVDEAGHFIGSTWDWLDWRSLLVALTLIQGYVLIGSTYLILKTDGPLQKTHFRTAKIAAVTTLIGAILITIATPVFYETARTRLFSPPLVYIFAVIPVLGVLLVWLLLQSLNREEERTPIIWTILIFLLTFIGLGLIVFPYIIPTQITIYQAAASPSALVFMIIFVGFLIPIMLFYNIYQYVVFRGKVAGSAYGE; encoded by the coding sequence ATGGCAGCATTATTGCACTTCCTTCCCGAAGTTTGGTTTGTCATTCTGGCGCTGTTCCTGTTTCTTTACGTCATGTTAGACGGGTTTGATTTGGGTGTTGGCATCCTGTCCCTAACCAGTTCTGACGAAGAACGGCGCAGCATTTTAATGACTAGTCTCGGCAACGTTTGGGATGCTAACGAAACCTGGCTGGTATTGATGGGTGGGGCGCTGTTTGGCGCTTTCCCTCTGGCTTATGGCACCATTTTGAGCGCCCTGTATATCCCAATTTTCATTATGATTTTTGGGTTGATTTTTCGGGCGGTGGCCTTTGAGTTTCGGGAACATTCCGATCGCAAGTTTTTTTGGAACTTCGCCTTTGGTGCCGGCAGTTTCCTCGCCGCCTTGGGACAGGGTTTCGCCCTCGGCAGCGTCATTGAAGGCATTACAGTAGATGAGGCGGGGCATTTTATTGGTTCTACCTGGGATTGGTTAGACTGGCGATCGCTTTTAGTCGCCCTCACCCTGATTCAAGGTTACGTCCTCATTGGTTCCACATACCTAATTTTGAAAACTGACGGGCCACTGCAAAAAACCCATTTTCGCACTGCTAAAATTGCCGCCGTGACAACTCTCATTGGTGCAATTTTAATCACCATCGCCACCCCCGTATTTTACGAAACAGCCCGCACACGCCTATTCAGTCCGCCCCTAGTTTATATCTTTGCGGTAATTCCTGTGCTGGGTGTGCTTCTCGTCTGGCTACTGCTGCAAAGCCTCAACCGTGAAGAAGAACGAACTCCCATCATCTGGACAATTTTGATTTTTCTCCTCACCTTTATCGGCTTGGGGCTGATTGTCTTTCCCTATATCATTCCCACCCAAATCACCATCTATCAAGCAGCCGCTTCCCCCAGCGCCTTAGTGTTCATGATCATTTTCGTCGGTTTCTTAATCCCGATCATGTTGTTCTACAACATCTACCAATATGTCGTCTTCCGGGGCAAGGTAGCGGGTAGCGCCTATGGTGAATAG
- a CDS encoding cytochrome ubiquinol oxidase subunit I, translating to MDFLSDTVVLSRMQFALTAIFHMLWPVLTTGMGIYLVIVEGLWLKTRNPDYYHHARFWSKLYVLNFGIGVASGLPMEFQFGTNWAPFSEAVGDFFGSILGFEGAMAFMLEAGFLGIMLFGWGRVHPVIHYLATIMVAFGANLSTFWILVANSWLQTPSGGEMVNGKFIVSDYFQAILNPFMVKSVLHMFFATLETSLFVIGGISAWYILKERHQAFFAKSLKIVLAAAIAVAPLQVYIGHLSAEQVYHYQPTKLAAMEAKWETSPAGQPADWTLLALPDEKAQKNTWELSIPNGLGYILEFKKNLSEPVQGLKEWKPADRPHMVGLIYYSFRIMSGIGFFLVGLMLWSALQWLLGKLSPEKITQQKWLMRAWIFAAPLGYIAVESGWIVRCVGRQPWALYGQIRTADGASHIPASNVLTSLTIFAVVYSILLFSTLYFGSRIINKGPNLQLPVPGLDNQPAIDPTPTEFVPDQRPVET from the coding sequence ATGGATTTTTTGTCAGATACCGTTGTGTTATCACGGATGCAGTTTGCGCTGACGGCCATTTTCCACATGCTGTGGCCTGTCCTCACCACGGGGATGGGTATTTACTTAGTCATCGTGGAAGGGCTGTGGCTAAAAACACGTAATCCAGACTACTATCATCATGCCCGCTTCTGGTCTAAACTCTACGTCCTTAACTTCGGGATTGGTGTGGCATCAGGATTGCCAATGGAATTTCAATTTGGCACAAATTGGGCACCTTTCTCGGAAGCCGTGGGTGATTTTTTTGGCAGCATTCTCGGTTTTGAAGGCGCAATGGCCTTCATGCTAGAAGCCGGATTTCTGGGCATTATGTTGTTTGGCTGGGGGCGAGTTCACCCAGTGATTCACTACTTAGCCACCATCATGGTTGCCTTTGGTGCAAACTTGTCTACCTTCTGGATTTTGGTTGCTAATTCCTGGCTACAAACCCCATCGGGTGGGGAAATGGTGAATGGTAAATTCATCGTCAGCGATTATTTCCAAGCAATTCTCAATCCCTTCATGGTGAAAAGCGTGTTGCACATGTTTTTTGCTACCCTGGAAACCTCTTTGTTTGTGATTGGTGGCATCAGCGCTTGGTATATTCTCAAAGAACGCCATCAAGCCTTTTTTGCCAAATCACTGAAAATCGTCTTAGCTGCAGCGATCGCAGTTGCACCACTGCAAGTCTACATCGGACATTTAAGCGCCGAGCAAGTTTATCATTACCAGCCCACCAAACTAGCAGCAATGGAAGCGAAGTGGGAAACATCCCCCGCTGGACAGCCTGCAGATTGGACTTTGCTTGCCTTACCCGATGAAAAAGCCCAAAAAAACACCTGGGAACTCTCAATTCCCAACGGGTTGGGATACATTTTAGAGTTCAAAAAGAATCTTTCTGAACCAGTTCAGGGACTCAAGGAATGGAAACCAGCGGATCGCCCCCATATGGTGGGCTTAATTTACTACTCCTTCCGCATCATGAGTGGGATTGGTTTCTTCTTAGTCGGCTTAATGCTGTGGAGCGCCTTGCAGTGGCTATTAGGTAAACTATCTCCAGAAAAAATTACTCAACAAAAATGGTTGATGCGCGCCTGGATTTTTGCTGCGCCCTTAGGCTACATCGCCGTAGAATCAGGTTGGATTGTGCGCTGTGTAGGACGGCAACCCTGGGCGTTGTATGGGCAAATCCGCACGGCTGATGGCGCATCCCATATCCCTGCTAGTAATGTCTTGACATCTTTGACAATCTTTGCAGTGGTCTACAGCATTTTGTTATTCTCGACTCTGTATTTCGGTAGCCGGATTATCAACAAAGGCCCTAACTTACAGCTACCCGTACCAGGATTGGACAACCAACCCGCAATCGATCCCACCCCAACAGAATTTGTCCCCGATCAACGTCCAGTGGAAACTTAA
- a CDS encoding TIGR02450 family Trp-rich protein — protein MPKKQKFPYLVGSKWTAQQKVDGWRHFQVVNRKNQGKWVYAEMVAACDPQVRFWLNAKLLQDGFQWEAGWQTLQEIEQITGDKSCGGQSKI, from the coding sequence ATGCCCAAAAAACAAAAATTCCCCTACCTAGTCGGTTCCAAATGGACAGCCCAGCAAAAAGTGGATGGTTGGCGACACTTCCAAGTTGTCAACCGGAAAAATCAAGGTAAGTGGGTTTATGCCGAAATGGTAGCAGCTTGTGACCCCCAAGTCCGCTTCTGGCTCAACGCCAAATTATTACAAGACGGCTTCCAGTGGGAAGCTGGCTGGCAAACATTGCAAGAAATCGAGCAGATTACAGGAGATAAATCATGTGGCGGACAATCTAAGATTTAA
- the purQ gene encoding phosphoribosylformylglycinamidine synthase subunit PurQ, whose translation MTKFGVVVFPGSNCDRDVAYVTRDLLSQPTRMVWHQETDIDDLDVIVIPGGFSYGDYLRCGAIARFSPVMQQVIEHAQKGKFVIGICNGFQVLTEAGLLPGALARNQDLHFICDRLPLKVERTNLSWTQAYTSGEIITLPIAHGEGRFYADQATLAEIEDQGQVVFRYQGENPNGSLNNIAGICNRQGNVLGMMPHPERASDPVLGKSDGLRLFQGLLQRVEAIA comes from the coding sequence ATGACAAAATTCGGCGTTGTTGTTTTTCCGGGTTCTAATTGCGATCGCGATGTTGCTTATGTGACTAGAGACTTACTCTCACAACCAACTCGCATGGTTTGGCATCAAGAAACGGATATTGATGATTTGGATGTAATTGTCATCCCTGGTGGCTTTAGTTACGGGGATTATTTGCGCTGTGGTGCGATCGCTCGATTTTCGCCAGTCATGCAACAGGTGATTGAACATGCCCAAAAAGGTAAGTTTGTCATCGGTATTTGCAACGGCTTCCAAGTATTAACGGAAGCCGGACTATTACCAGGAGCATTAGCGAGAAATCAGGATTTGCATTTTATCTGCGATCGCCTCCCCCTAAAAGTCGAGCGTACCAATCTTTCCTGGACGCAGGCTTACACATCTGGCGAAATTATCACCTTACCCATCGCCCACGGGGAAGGTCGATTTTATGCTGATCAAGCGACTCTGGCAGAAATTGAAGACCAAGGGCAAGTTGTATTCCGTTATCAGGGCGAAAACCCCAACGGTTCACTAAACAACATTGCCGGGATTTGTAACCGCCAGGGCAACGTTTTAGGCATGATGCCCCACCCTGAGAGAGCCTCTGATCCAGTACTAGGCAAGAGCGATGGCTTACGGCTATTTCAAGGATTATTGCAAAGAGTGGAAGCGATCGCTTAA
- the purS gene encoding phosphoribosylformylglycinamidine synthase subunit PurS has translation MQTKYLAKIFVTLRPSVLDPAGVAVQSGLKQLGYDNVEQVRIGKYIELTITSSDESKARQNLNDICDQMLANPVIENYRFDLIEVETQTGVF, from the coding sequence GTGCAAACGAAGTATTTAGCTAAAATTTTTGTGACGCTTCGTCCTTCAGTCCTAGACCCTGCTGGTGTGGCTGTACAATCTGGCCTCAAGCAACTAGGATACGACAACGTCGAGCAGGTGCGGATTGGTAAGTATATAGAACTCACCATCACCTCCTCTGATGAAAGTAAGGCACGTCAAAATCTCAATGACATCTGTGACCAAATGTTAGCAAATCCAGTGATTGAAAATTATCGCTTTGATTTGATCGAAGTCGAAACACAGACTGGTGTGTTTTAG
- a CDS encoding Fur family transcriptional regulator, protein MRAIRTRSQERILNLLKTIKQGISAQDIYVELRNRNQSMGLATVYRSLEALKLEGLVQVRTLANGEALYSLAQQDKHHLTCLQCGVSIPINQCPVHDLEDQLQGTHKFKIFYHTLEFFGLCGQCQINQAAEVGH, encoded by the coding sequence ATGAGAGCCATACGCACCCGCAGTCAAGAGCGGATTTTGAACTTGCTGAAAACCATCAAGCAAGGAATTTCTGCTCAAGATATTTACGTAGAACTACGTAACCGCAATCAAAGCATGGGATTAGCAACAGTTTATCGTTCCTTGGAAGCCTTAAAACTGGAAGGGTTGGTGCAGGTTCGGACTCTGGCGAATGGTGAAGCCCTCTATAGCCTAGCCCAGCAAGATAAACACCATCTGACTTGTCTGCAATGCGGTGTCTCAATTCCCATTAATCAATGTCCCGTCCATGACTTGGAAGATCAGTTACAAGGCACCCATAAGTTTAAGATTTTTTACCACACTCTAGAGTTTTTCGGTTTATGTGGCCAGTGCCAAATTAATCAAGCGGCTGAGGTTGGTCATTAG